In Bermanella sp. WJH001, the following are encoded in one genomic region:
- a CDS encoding chemotaxis protein CheW codes for MSTYEAKGVAEDPVLQWVTFRLDNETYGINVMQVQEVLRYTEIAPVPGAPPYVLGIINLRGNVVTVIDTRLRFGLSETETNDQTRIVIIETENQVVGILVDAVAEVVYLRQSEIETTPNVGNEETAKFIQGVCHKNEELLILVDLEKMMSDEEWAELNDF; via the coding sequence ATGAGTACCTATGAAGCAAAAGGGGTAGCTGAAGATCCCGTGTTGCAGTGGGTCACCTTTCGTTTAGATAACGAGACCTACGGCATCAATGTAATGCAGGTACAAGAAGTGCTGCGCTATACCGAGATTGCGCCAGTACCCGGTGCGCCGCCATATGTACTGGGTATCATCAATCTGCGTGGTAACGTGGTGACGGTTATTGATACCCGTTTGCGCTTTGGTTTAAGTGAAACCGAAACCAATGATCAAACCCGTATTGTGATAATTGAAACAGAAAACCAAGTAGTGGGTATTTTAGTCGATGCGGTGGCCGAAGTGGTTTACCTGCGTCAATCTGAAATCGAAACCACCCCGAATGTTGGCAACGAAGAAACGGCCAAATTCATTCAAGGGGTTTGTCATAAAAACGAAGAACTGCTTATTTTGGTTGATCTAGAGAAAATGATGTCCGATGAAGAATGGGCAGAACTTAACGACTTTTAA
- a CDS encoding protein phosphatase CheZ — protein sequence MAEADIKSSSNEFAKLFSEKANELMGRLENNDLAGAVGLIQDLQKVRDENLYQEIGQLTRALHESIKNFKINGNAPGAGSDIDEAHEGLQYVVEMTAKAANKTMDKVDESMPLSEAISNEASDIQQEWNRFLNKDLSAAEFRDLTKRISTFLENTEQNTRKLNGNLSDILLAQDFQDLTGQVIQRITAMVTDVESRLVNLVAMAGHVDQMTGIKHKEIEVPDEEHDPNKGVGPQLNAEDKEDVASGQDDVDDLLSSLGF from the coding sequence ATGGCAGAAGCAGATATTAAAAGCTCAAGTAATGAGTTTGCAAAGCTGTTTTCTGAAAAAGCCAATGAGTTAATGGGTCGGCTAGAGAACAATGACTTGGCCGGTGCAGTTGGTTTAATTCAGGATTTGCAAAAAGTAAGGGACGAAAATCTCTATCAAGAGATTGGCCAACTTACACGAGCATTACATGAGTCTATTAAGAATTTCAAAATTAATGGCAATGCTCCAGGGGCGGGTTCTGATATAGACGAGGCCCATGAAGGGCTGCAATATGTTGTTGAAATGACAGCAAAAGCAGCAAATAAGACCATGGATAAAGTGGATGAAAGTATGCCACTTTCTGAAGCGATTTCGAACGAAGCGTCTGATATTCAACAAGAATGGAATCGTTTTTTAAATAAAGATTTAAGTGCGGCTGAATTTCGTGATTTAACTAAACGCATCAGTACATTTTTAGAAAACACCGAACAAAATACACGAAAGTTAAACGGTAATTTAAGTGATATTTTATTAGCGCAAGATTTTCAAGATTTAACCGGACAAGTGATTCAACGTATTACGGCAATGGTAACGGACGTTGAATCTCGCTTAGTGAATTTAGTGGCCATGGCAGGCCATGTGGATCAAATGACGGGGATTAAACACAAAGAAATTGAAGTCCCAGATGAAGAACATGATCCAAATAAAGGGGTTGGACCTCAGTTAAATGCTGAAGACAAAGAAGATGTAGCATCAGGCCAAGATGATGTGGATGACCTATTATCCAGTCTTGGTTTTTAA
- a CDS encoding DUF2802 domain-containing protein: protein MLELVSSWALGASVHPLLLITTASIAILGCSMAIFNARVLLKQKRQQELVNRRLHEDMASLSKSAIGMGQKVLETERRLAEVLKKQFAILNSQPEHPSYDQASRLIAMGATENDLVSSCGFSHSEAELLLSLNRKRQGNFESAVH from the coding sequence ATGTTAGAACTTGTATCGTCTTGGGCGCTTGGCGCGTCTGTGCATCCTTTATTACTTATCACCACAGCCAGCATCGCTATACTTGGGTGTTCTATGGCTATTTTTAATGCACGTGTTTTATTAAAACAAAAACGACAGCAAGAATTGGTCAACCGACGACTGCATGAAGACATGGCTTCACTATCAAAAAGTGCCATTGGCATGGGGCAAAAGGTGTTAGAAACAGAACGCCGCTTGGCTGAAGTACTTAAAAAGCAATTTGCAATATTAAACTCACAGCCTGAGCATCCATCTTATGATCAAGCGTCTCGCCTAATCGCCATGGGTGCCACCGAAAATGATTTGGTAAGCAGTTGTGGTTTTAGCCACTCAGAAGCTGAGCTGTTATTGTCGTTAAACCGAAAACGACAAGGGAATTTTGAAAGTGCCGTGCATTAA
- a CDS encoding RNA polymerase sigma factor FliA, with the protein MYTGEQNPNYNQLVEEYATLVKRIGHHLKGRLPPSVQLDDLIQSGMIGLIEAARKYEPSKGASFETYAGIRIRGAMLDEIRKGDWAPRSVHRNSRKISEAIRYVESQTGRDAQDHEVAAALDMNLDEYHQHLQDGMGSRLFSFEDLLSQPGEREGDLISHDETGPYEGLQSEHFQQHLAQAIAKLPEREQLVLALYYDEELNLKEIGAVLDVSESRVSQIHSQAALRLRARLSQWTEQQTE; encoded by the coding sequence ATGTATACAGGTGAGCAAAATCCAAACTATAACCAGCTCGTTGAAGAGTACGCGACCTTAGTGAAACGCATTGGGCATCACTTAAAAGGGCGCTTGCCTCCATCGGTGCAGCTGGATGACTTGATTCAATCAGGCATGATTGGCCTGATCGAAGCTGCACGTAAATACGAGCCAAGCAAAGGCGCGAGTTTTGAAACCTATGCGGGTATTCGCATACGTGGCGCCATGTTAGATGAAATTCGTAAAGGAGACTGGGCACCGCGCTCAGTGCACCGTAACAGCCGCAAAATATCCGAAGCCATACGCTATGTTGAATCGCAAACTGGCCGTGACGCACAAGATCACGAGGTTGCGGCTGCTTTAGATATGAACCTAGATGAATACCATCAGCACCTTCAAGATGGCATGGGCTCACGTTTATTTAGCTTTGAAGACCTTCTTAGCCAACCCGGCGAGCGCGAAGGCGATCTCATCAGTCATGATGAAACTGGGCCGTATGAGGGATTGCAATCAGAGCACTTTCAACAACACCTAGCTCAAGCCATTGCTAAGTTGCCTGAGCGTGAGCAGTTAGTACTGGCACTTTACTACGATGAAGAATTAAACCTAAAAGAAATTGGGGCTGTACTGGATGTGAGCGAGTCACGGGTCAGTCAAATCCACAGTCAAGCGGCGCTGCGTTTACGGGCCCGTTTATCACAATGGACAGAACAGCAAACAGAATAA
- a CDS encoding flagellar motor protein, translated as MDILSLAGIVLGVAAILLGNMLEGGLNSALINGPAAIIVFGGTFAAVLVQTPFSVMQSAFTRTIWLIYPPDHSLDELLNTLCKWSQTARKEGLIGLESSAKSATLLAKKGLNLLADGQTPTAIRSSLELDLYRQEDAGLQSAHVYESLGGYAPTIGILGAVLGLMQVLGNLTDPEQIGPGIATAFVATIYGVGSANLMFLPIAQRLKFLVRKEYLYNELIIEGLVAIAEGEHPNSIRYRYENIKKGAH; from the coding sequence ATGGATATTTTAAGCCTAGCAGGGATTGTGCTGGGAGTTGCCGCTATCTTGTTGGGCAATATGCTGGAAGGAGGCCTAAATTCAGCCCTGATAAATGGTCCGGCTGCCATTATTGTTTTTGGAGGCACCTTTGCGGCTGTTTTAGTGCAAACGCCTTTTTCCGTGATGCAATCTGCGTTTACCCGAACCATCTGGTTGATTTATCCCCCTGACCATAGTCTTGACGAATTATTAAATACATTATGTAAATGGTCACAGACAGCAAGAAAAGAAGGGTTAATTGGTTTAGAAAGCAGCGCTAAATCTGCAACGCTTTTAGCGAAAAAAGGCTTAAATTTATTAGCCGATGGGCAAACTCCTACCGCTATTCGATCAAGTTTAGAATTAGACTTGTATCGACAAGAAGACGCAGGTTTACAATCTGCACACGTTTATGAAAGTTTGGGGGGGTATGCGCCCACCATCGGAATATTAGGTGCCGTCCTTGGCTTAATGCAGGTATTGGGAAACTTAACTGACCCTGAGCAAATTGGCCCAGGCATCGCCACCGCATTTGTGGCAACTATTTACGGTGTGGGCAGTGCCAACTTAATGTTTTTACCCATTGCACAGCGTTTAAAATTTTTAGTGCGCAAAGAATATTTATATAACGAACTCATCATCGAAGGTTTGGTGGCCATTGCAGAAGGTGAGCATCCCAACTCCATTCGTTACCGTTATGAAAATATTAAAAAAGGTGCACATTAA
- a CDS encoding chemotaxis protein CheA, producing the protein MSLDADEEILQDFLVEAGEILELLSEQLVDLENRPDDHDLLNSIFRGFHTVKGGAGFLQLNPLVACCHVAENVFDILRNGQRTVTSDLMDVVLRALDTVNEMFDSVRAGEMPEEADPQLIADLTRYSKPESAAPADAPAAEVPPVEEPAAEAAPEPQAPAAETPAAADDGDITDEEFENLLDSLEAPADGPAKAEEAAPAAAADDDLFDMSPATDDASDEITPDEFEALLDKLHGSGKGPTAGGQNDASAAPAAEPAAADPVAEDGDSDATISESEFEDLLDKLHGKGKGPTVDSGKSSQPTSPPAEEAKPAAPAEPVKAAAPTPTPAPAPTPAAKAAAPAAAAAKKAEPPAAVETTVRVDTKRLDDIMNMVGELVLVRNRLVRLGLKSTDESMAKAVANLDVVTGDLQTSVMKTRMQPIKKVFGRFPRVVRDLARNLKKEVTLELKGEETDLDKNLVEALADPLVHLVRNAVDHGIEQPEEREAAGKSRNGTVVLSAEQEGDHILLSIQDDGKGMDPKKLQQIAVEKGVMDQDAADRLTDSESFNLIFAPGFSTKTEISDISGRGVGMDVVKTKITQLNGTLNIDSVQGRGSKIMIKVPLTLAIMPTLMVMLQDQAFAFPLVSVNEIFHLDLTRTNVIDGQEVVVVRDKAVPLFHLKNWLVHKVKKEDRSEKEGHVVVVSVGTQRVGFVVDQLIGQEEVVIKPLGKMLQGTPGMAGATITGDGRIALILDVPSMLHHYAKKTSLIAA; encoded by the coding sequence ATGAGTTTGGACGCTGATGAAGAGATCCTCCAGGACTTCCTTGTTGAAGCAGGTGAGATTCTAGAATTGCTATCTGAGCAATTGGTCGACTTAGAAAATCGTCCAGATGATCATGATTTGCTGAACTCCATATTCCGTGGCTTTCACACAGTAAAAGGTGGAGCAGGCTTTTTACAGCTCAACCCACTGGTTGCTTGCTGCCATGTGGCTGAAAACGTATTTGATATTTTACGTAATGGTCAGCGTACCGTTACCTCAGACTTAATGGACGTGGTATTAAGAGCCCTTGATACCGTCAACGAAATGTTTGATTCGGTGCGTGCTGGTGAAATGCCAGAAGAAGCGGACCCTCAACTGATTGCCGATTTAACGCGCTACTCTAAACCCGAGTCAGCCGCCCCAGCAGACGCTCCAGCAGCAGAAGTACCGCCAGTAGAAGAACCAGCAGCAGAAGCGGCCCCCGAGCCACAAGCGCCTGCGGCTGAAACACCGGCAGCCGCAGATGACGGCGATATCACAGATGAAGAATTTGAAAACCTATTGGATTCGTTAGAAGCACCAGCTGACGGCCCAGCAAAAGCCGAAGAAGCAGCACCCGCTGCAGCAGCGGATGATGATTTATTCGACATGTCGCCCGCTACTGATGATGCCTCTGATGAAATCACACCTGATGAGTTTGAAGCCCTGCTGGATAAGTTACATGGTTCTGGCAAGGGGCCAACCGCAGGTGGGCAAAACGATGCGTCAGCAGCACCGGCTGCTGAACCTGCAGCAGCTGACCCGGTTGCTGAAGACGGTGACAGTGATGCCACTATCTCAGAATCTGAATTTGAAGACTTATTAGACAAGCTTCATGGTAAAGGCAAAGGGCCCACTGTAGACAGCGGAAAGTCTTCTCAACCAACAAGCCCGCCAGCGGAAGAAGCGAAACCCGCTGCGCCAGCCGAACCCGTTAAAGCGGCGGCACCGACTCCAACACCTGCACCGGCTCCAACACCTGCAGCCAAAGCCGCGGCACCTGCTGCAGCGGCGGCAAAAAAAGCAGAACCACCTGCCGCTGTTGAAACCACCGTGCGTGTTGATACCAAACGCTTAGATGACATCATGAACATGGTAGGGGAGCTTGTATTAGTTCGAAATCGCTTAGTGCGCTTGGGTTTAAAAAGCACTGACGAGTCCATGGCAAAAGCGGTTGCAAATTTAGATGTGGTCACAGGGGACTTACAAACCTCTGTGATGAAAACACGTATGCAGCCGATCAAAAAAGTATTCGGACGTTTCCCTCGAGTAGTGCGTGACTTGGCACGTAATCTTAAAAAAGAAGTGACACTTGAGCTAAAGGGTGAAGAAACCGATTTAGATAAAAACCTCGTAGAAGCCTTAGCGGATCCACTGGTCCACTTGGTGAGAAACGCGGTTGACCATGGTATTGAACAACCTGAAGAGCGTGAAGCAGCAGGGAAATCTCGAAACGGCACCGTGGTGTTATCCGCTGAGCAAGAAGGTGACCATATTCTGTTATCGATTCAAGATGACGGTAAAGGTATGGACCCGAAAAAACTTCAGCAGATCGCCGTTGAAAAAGGGGTGATGGATCAAGATGCCGCCGATCGGTTAACGGATTCTGAATCGTTTAATTTAATCTTTGCACCAGGCTTTTCAACCAAGACAGAAATCAGTGATATTTCAGGTCGTGGTGTGGGCATGGATGTGGTGAAAACAAAAATCACCCAATTAAACGGCACACTTAACATTGATTCGGTTCAAGGTCGTGGCTCTAAAATCATGATTAAAGTACCACTAACATTGGCGATTATGCCGACGTTAATGGTCATGCTGCAAGATCAAGCATTTGCTTTCCCACTTGTGAGTGTGAATGAAATATTCCATTTAGATTTAACGCGTACCAATGTGATCGACGGACAAGAAGTAGTGGTTGTGCGTGATAAAGCCGTACCATTATTTCATCTTAAAAACTGGCTTGTGCATAAAGTGAAAAAAGAAGATAGGTCAGAAAAAGAAGGTCATGTGGTTGTCGTCTCTGTCGGCACGCAACGAGTGGGTTTTGTGGTAGATCAGTTGATTGGTCAAGAAGAGGTGGTTATTAAACCTCTTGGTAAAATGCTGCAAGGCACACCTGGCATGGCAGGCGCGACAATCACAGGGGATGGTCGCATAGCATTGATTTTAGATGTACCAAGTATGCTTCATCATTACGCTAAGAAAACCAGCCTAATAGCAGCGTAA
- the cheY gene encoding chemotaxis response regulator CheY: protein MDKNMKILVVDDFSTMRRIIKNLLRDLGFTNTQEADDGNTALPMLQSGDFDFLVTDWNMPGMTGIELLKHVREDERLKKLPVLMVTAEAKRDQIVAAAQAGVNGYVIKPFTAAVLKEKIEKIFERVEG, encoded by the coding sequence TTGGATAAAAATATGAAAATACTCGTCGTGGACGATTTCTCCACCATGAGACGCATCATCAAAAATCTGTTGAGAGACTTGGGCTTTACCAATACTCAAGAAGCAGACGACGGTAATACAGCCTTGCCCATGTTGCAAAGCGGTGACTTTGATTTCTTAGTGACTGACTGGAACATGCCCGGCATGACAGGTATTGAACTGTTAAAGCATGTGCGTGAAGACGAGCGCTTGAAAAAGTTGCCTGTGCTAATGGTGACTGCCGAAGCAAAACGAGATCAAATTGTGGCGGCGGCTCAAGCTGGGGTAAATGGTTATGTTATCAAACCATTTACAGCAGCCGTGCTTAAGGAAAAGATCGAAAAAATCTTTGAGCGCGTTGAAGGCTGA
- a CDS encoding chemotaxis protein CheW, whose translation MNNPSAPKPTITKSTHVATVVQEYMDNLLVDLFPDVAQDIESLQGEPELETLAPQERVVSELTVADDVAVEVAINTQAPQAAPVQIDPKPEVETPSPVSEIEQVAPQIKQAPVDHELSASVKETTPIVEEVEAPVDSQIIDKPAIKPKALRYPQAPEWAQADFDVLLFDVCGLKLAVPMEALGKIIKVEHETNQLIGRPKWFIGAYIENEQHLYVVDTAQYIMPEKGFNLAEDGFDYVIQLQRSKWSLACKKVHSTVKLQPDQVKWRSQQGKRQWLSGTVVDHMCALIHVDSLIDLLEAEVK comes from the coding sequence ATGAATAACCCCAGTGCGCCAAAACCAACCATTACAAAATCCACCCATGTCGCCACGGTTGTGCAAGAGTACATGGACAATTTGCTAGTGGATTTATTTCCCGATGTGGCACAAGACATTGAATCGCTTCAAGGCGAACCTGAGTTAGAAACCTTAGCGCCGCAAGAGCGAGTAGTCAGTGAACTAACCGTTGCGGACGATGTAGCCGTTGAGGTAGCCATCAATACGCAAGCACCTCAAGCAGCTCCAGTACAAATAGACCCTAAGCCTGAAGTTGAGACACCGTCACCCGTTAGCGAAATTGAGCAGGTTGCCCCTCAAATCAAGCAAGCCCCTGTGGATCATGAGTTGTCCGCAAGTGTCAAAGAAACAACACCAATAGTTGAAGAGGTTGAGGCGCCAGTCGATAGCCAAATCATTGACAAGCCTGCTATCAAACCAAAAGCGTTGCGTTACCCCCAAGCCCCAGAGTGGGCGCAAGCAGATTTTGATGTTTTGTTATTTGATGTTTGTGGCTTAAAGCTGGCGGTGCCGATGGAAGCGTTAGGCAAAATCATTAAAGTTGAGCACGAAACCAACCAGCTCATTGGTCGCCCTAAATGGTTTATTGGCGCTTATATTGAAAACGAGCAGCATTTGTATGTGGTGGATACTGCCCAATACATCATGCCAGAAAAAGGCTTTAATCTTGCCGAAGACGGCTTTGATTATGTGATTCAGTTACAACGAAGCAAATGGTCATTGGCCTGTAAAAAAGTTCACAGTACCGTGAAATTACAACCAGACCAGGTGAAATGGCGCTCCCAGCAGGGTAAACGCCAGTGGCTATCGGGCACGGTGGTCGATCACATGTGTGCTTTGATTCATGTGGACAGCTTGATTGATTTGTTAGAAGCCGAAGTGAAATAA
- a CDS encoding flagellar motor protein MotB, protein MPRRHAPPESVHAQRWMVSYADFMTLMFAFFVVLYASSSLNDEKFKQMSDVFIGVFDQPAALSLPQDFQTLMSQLSDSLREPEDKVDEILNLDKNEERLHNSLQALIDQSINKPRVSLNKVREFLQLEIPSDYIFNGKNDVVSVEGEYILSQLADVFEGIPNFISIEVFTDDQVDQTNPWQLASSQGMAILQLLALDDVSPLRLAAVNYGPFQPIATNDDEDGQSINRRVLFLIHSTSESVNRIKTVTDAHLSANP, encoded by the coding sequence ATGCCTAGACGACACGCTCCACCAGAGTCCGTACACGCGCAGCGCTGGATGGTGTCTTACGCAGACTTCATGACACTCATGTTTGCATTTTTTGTGGTGTTATATGCATCGTCTTCTTTAAATGATGAAAAATTTAAACAAATGAGTGACGTCTTCATAGGGGTGTTTGATCAGCCCGCAGCTTTATCTTTGCCGCAAGATTTTCAAACTTTAATGTCGCAATTATCCGACAGTTTGAGAGAACCAGAAGACAAAGTGGATGAGATTCTCAATTTAGATAAAAACGAAGAGCGCTTGCATAATTCACTACAAGCTTTAATTGATCAGTCTATTAACAAACCCCGTGTGAGCCTAAATAAAGTACGTGAATTTTTACAATTAGAAATCCCGTCAGATTATATTTTTAATGGCAAAAACGATGTTGTGAGCGTGGAAGGGGAGTACATATTGTCTCAACTTGCCGATGTATTTGAGGGCATTCCCAATTTTATTAGCATTGAAGTCTTTACCGATGATCAAGTGGATCAAACCAACCCTTGGCAATTGGCATCCAGTCAGGGCATGGCCATTTTGCAACTGTTGGCTTTAGATGATGTATCCCCATTACGACTTGCGGCGGTTAATTATGGGCCGTTTCAGCCAATTGCCACCAATGATGATGAAGATGGGCAGTCAATCAATCGTCGAGTGCTATTCTTAATACACAGTACAAGTGAAAGCGTTAATCGCATTAAAACTGTGACGGATGCGCACTTATCTGCTAATCCTTAA
- a CDS encoding ParA family protein, with translation MHVWAVANQKGGVGKTTTTVSLAGLLREQGHRVLMVDLDPHGSLTSYFKYDPDEIEFSTFDLFMHEGKVPEDLPKKIIKTTSKEGIDLFPASTALATLERKVAGQGGMGLVISKALASLWDDYEFVLIDTPPILGVLMINALAAAQRLLIPVQTEFLAVKGLERMTHTLGMVMQSTKKQLPFMIIPTLYDRRTHASIQALKKIRELYGDQVFAESIPVDTKFRDASAIAKVPSDLDPDGRGVRVYRHLLSNLLSTASAA, from the coding sequence GTGCACGTATGGGCCGTAGCTAATCAAAAAGGTGGAGTAGGTAAAACCACCACCACAGTCAGTCTTGCGGGGTTACTGCGCGAGCAAGGTCATCGTGTGTTAATGGTAGACCTTGATCCTCACGGTTCGCTCACCAGTTATTTTAAATATGATCCTGATGAGATTGAGTTCAGCACCTTTGATTTATTCATGCATGAAGGAAAGGTGCCTGAGGACCTGCCTAAAAAAATCATCAAAACCACATCAAAAGAGGGCATTGATTTATTTCCTGCCAGTACCGCCCTTGCCACCCTTGAACGTAAAGTGGCAGGCCAAGGTGGAATGGGTTTGGTGATATCAAAAGCATTGGCGAGTTTATGGGATGATTACGAATTTGTTTTGATTGATACGCCACCTATTTTAGGCGTGTTAATGATCAATGCTTTGGCCGCAGCACAACGATTGTTGATCCCAGTGCAAACAGAATTTCTAGCGGTAAAAGGGCTTGAGCGCATGACTCATACGTTAGGTATGGTCATGCAAAGTACCAAAAAGCAGTTGCCGTTTATGATTATTCCCACACTTTACGATCGTCGCACCCATGCTTCCATTCAAGCATTGAAAAAAATCAGAGAGCTGTATGGGGATCAAGTATTCGCAGAATCTATTCCGGTGGATACTAAATTTCGTGATGCCAGCGCCATTGCAAAAGTGCCATCGGATTTAGATCCTGATGGTCGTGGTGTTCGTGTGTATCGTCACTTGCTTAGTAATTTACTAAGCACAGCCAGTGCGGCCTAA
- a CDS encoding rhodanese-like domain-containing protein produces the protein MSIKTSLLSLMILCSLNTAYAEEIQSITGANTIDAYEALTLFEKGATFIDVRDQFEYQLGHIRSAVHLDLKRDFNDLYLIETLDKDIPIVIYCNSAHCYRSAVATFLAVAWGYENVHYFKDGYFTWLALDLPVVMNQSQDAIAQKDKADSQWRLQMKDALAQVQLAKSQGFEQATAPTVRSLAQ, from the coding sequence GTGAGTATTAAAACCTCCTTATTGAGCCTGATGATACTATGTAGCCTAAACACAGCGTATGCTGAAGAAATTCAATCCATCACAGGTGCAAACACCATTGATGCCTATGAAGCCTTAACCTTATTTGAAAAAGGTGCCACATTCATTGATGTGCGCGATCAATTTGAATACCAGCTTGGCCATATCCGCAGCGCAGTGCATTTGGATTTAAAGCGAGATTTTAACGACTTATACCTTATTGAAACCCTAGATAAAGATATCCCCATCGTCATTTACTGCAACAGTGCCCATTGCTATCGCAGTGCAGTGGCTACTTTTTTAGCAGTCGCCTGGGGTTATGAAAACGTACACTACTTCAAAGATGGTTACTTCACATGGTTAGCATTGGACTTACCTGTGGTGATGAATCAAAGCCAAGATGCTATTGCTCAAAAAGACAAAGCCGACAGCCAGTGGCGCCTACAAATGAAAGACGCATTGGCCCAGGTGCAACTGGCAAAATCTCAGGGTTTTGAACAAGCCACCGCCCCAACTGTCAGATCCCTAGCCCAATAA
- a CDS encoding chemotaxis response regulator protein-glutamate methylesterase, giving the protein MAIRLLVVDDSGFFQKRISEILKPVTDIQIVGFANNGREAIEKVESLKPDVVTMDYEMPVMDGLTALRNIMKLRPTPVLMFSSLTYDGARVTLDALDAGAVDFLPKNFEDLQRGGEKIRNILSDKIKSVAKYYNRSASAQSHSANTSASPVVSEKVEPNAPVNRAYTRENVSTEKKSEPPVSANAISRRVESNTRLNAIDVVLIGTSTGGPVALQKVLTELPSHFSKPIILIQHMPASFTGAFAERLNKLCNIEVKLAQDGDALKAGQALLAPGGQQLMLDRGRVRVIDGDDRVNYRPCVDITFASAAKHYPGRALGIVLTGMGSDGKEGAALMKQGGSSIWAQDQQTCVIYGMPMAIAKANLADAVLPLQDIAAKLIKEVR; this is encoded by the coding sequence ATGGCAATACGGTTGTTGGTGGTGGATGATTCCGGTTTTTTTCAAAAACGAATCTCTGAAATTCTCAAGCCCGTCACTGATATTCAAATTGTTGGTTTTGCAAATAATGGTCGTGAGGCAATCGAAAAAGTCGAGAGCCTAAAACCCGATGTTGTGACCATGGATTACGAAATGCCAGTGATGGATGGTTTAACCGCACTGCGCAATATCATGAAATTAAGACCGACACCGGTCTTAATGTTTTCATCTCTCACTTATGATGGTGCCCGCGTTACTCTTGATGCATTAGATGCTGGTGCCGTCGACTTTTTACCTAAAAACTTTGAAGATCTTCAGCGCGGTGGCGAGAAAATTCGTAATATTTTGAGTGACAAAATTAAAAGTGTCGCTAAATATTATAATCGTTCCGCTTCAGCTCAATCTCATTCGGCTAATACATCAGCGTCACCGGTTGTGAGTGAAAAGGTTGAACCGAATGCACCTGTTAATCGAGCGTATACAAGGGAAAATGTTTCTACTGAAAAAAAATCCGAACCACCGGTTTCTGCAAATGCGATATCTAGGCGGGTTGAAAGTAATACCCGCTTAAATGCAATAGATGTGGTGTTGATTGGCACAAGTACAGGTGGCCCTGTTGCATTGCAAAAAGTATTAACCGAGCTGCCAAGTCATTTTTCGAAACCCATTATTTTAATTCAACATATGCCCGCCTCGTTTACAGGGGCGTTCGCAGAGCGATTAAATAAACTGTGTAATATTGAGGTTAAGTTAGCGCAAGATGGGGATGCATTAAAAGCGGGGCAGGCATTGTTGGCCCCTGGTGGTCAGCAATTAATGTTAGATCGAGGTCGCGTCAGAGTAATAGATGGGGATGATCGCGTTAATTATCGACCCTGTGTGGATATTACATTTGCCAGCGCGGCTAAGCATTATCCAGGAAGAGCATTGGGTATCGTACTCACAGGCATGGGCAGTGACGGAAAAGAAGGTGCGGCTTTGATGAAACAAGGTGGCTCATCTATTTGGGCGCAAGATCAGCAGACCTGTGTGATTTACGGCATGCCCATGGCCATTGCTAAGGCAAATTTAGCCGACGCAGTATTACCTTTACAAGATATTGCAGCGAAGTTGATCAAAGAGGTTCGTTGA